In Euzebyales bacterium, the genomic window GGGGATGCCGATCCACGGTCTGCTGCACCCGGAGATGGGGCACCTGCCGATCGCCCGCCACCCCGACGATGACTACGCCGGCCGCTGCCCCTTCCACGGCGACTGCCTGGAGGGCATGGCGGCGGGTCCGGCGATCGCCGAGCGCTGGGGCAGCCCTGCGCAGGACCTGCGGGGCGACGAGCTGCACCGGGCGATCGACATCGAGGCCGACTACTTGTCACAGATGGCCGCCGCGATGAGCTACATCCTGTCGCCACACCGGCTGATCTTCGGCGGCGGCGTGCTGCACCTCGAGGGGCTCGTCGACCGGCTGCGCGCGCGGCTGGTCGAACGGCTCAACGGCTACCTGGACGTGCCGGACATCACCGAGCACGTCGATCGTTACGTGGTGCGTCCGGCGCTGGGCGACCACGCCGGCGTGCTCGGCGCCATCGCACTGGCCGATCGCGCCGCGGGCTGATCACGCCACTGGCGCGCAATGCACGTCGCGACGGCCGCCGACCGCGCTCAGACGCCCGACGGTGTGGTCTCCCTCGCCGACGCCGGCGTCGGCGCGTCACCGCGGCGTCGGTGCCAGCGGTCCCACAGCACCAGCAGGCTCGGCAGCACCAGCACCGCAGCGACGAGCGAGCAGCCGACCGCGATCGCCACGACCGTGCCCAGTTGCTGGAACGGTGGCAGCGACGAGAACCGCAGCACGAAGAACCCGGCCATGGTCGTGAAGGCCGAGCCCGCCAGCGCGCCACCCGTGAAGCGGGTGGTCGACCGGATGGCGTCCTCGGGATTGTCGAACCGGACGCGGTCCTCCTGGAAGCGGATCGCGACGTGGATCGTGAACGGCACGCCGATGCCGATGGCGAGCGCCGAGATGGTGGCCGTCACCGGGCTGAACGCGATGTCCAGCGCCGCCATGATCCCGAACGTCCAGAGCAGCACCAGTCCGACGGGCAGGACGGTCAGCACGCCGAGGAACGGCCGGCGCACGCGGATCCAGAACACGATGATCAACAGGACCATCGCGGCGAGCACGGTGATCACCAGTGACTGCACCTGCGCGTCCCGAATCTCGGTCACGACCACGTCGCTGACGATCGCATCTGACGTCACGGTGACGTCGACGCCGGCGTCGGCGACCGGCCCGAACGCCTCGCTGAGGCTGTCGGCGAGCTCACCGGCGCCGGTCTCTCCGGCGGACGTCTGGATCTGCGCCTGAGCGACGAGGCCGTCATCGGTCACAGCCAACACGTTGGCGGCGCGGTCGGGTGCCGCGTCGATCATCGCCTGGTAGA contains:
- a CDS encoding ROK family protein; translated protein: MGAWMYVGIEAGGTKFVCAVGTGPSDLGDVTTFPTTTPEETLGRTCEFVERHADGLRGIGVASFGPVDLRDGSDTYGYITSTPKPGWQNADVLSPLRRVADVPIGFDTDVNGAALGEARWGAASDVPSCVYVTVGTGIGGGGLQEGMPIHGLLHPEMGHLPIARHPDDDYAGRCPFHGDCLEGMAAGPAIAERWGSPAQDLRGDELHRAIDIEADYLSQMAAAMSYILSPHRLIFGGGVLHLEGLVDRLRARLVERLNGYLDVPDITEHVDRYVVRPALGDHAGVLGAIALADRAAG